From the genome of Cytophagales bacterium WSM2-2:
CCATGTTAGTCTTGTAGGGACGTTTGTCTTTACTAAAACGTACATCGCGATAAATCCGGAAACCCATCTTCCGCGGGTTTAGTCCGGCCAGGCTCTCATCCAGCTTCACCAGTTCTTTATGAAAATCTTCCAGGAAATCTTCAAAAGAAGATTTCGCTTCAAGATAAACCGGCTTGTTTTTCTCGAACCATTCACGGTTGTTGTTCTTGGCAATGTCTCTCAGGAATTTGAGGATGAGTGGAGCGTTCATATTGAAAAAAAATATTGACTAAGTTGAAAAAGGATTACAGGAAATCCAAAACACCTTCCAGGCCGATTCCGCGAGATGCTTTTACCAAAATCGTTGAGTGACTCACGGGATGGCTTTTCAAATCCTCAATCAAAAGTTGTTTACTCTCAAAGTACCTGGCTTGCGGAATTTCCGATAGTGCTGCTTTAAAAAATTTTCCAACCAGAAAAACCTCATCAATCCTTTTCTCTGCAATTAATTTACCTATCGCCTGATGCTCGGCCTCCGGATTTTCCAATTCGTACATGTCACCAAGTACCACGACTTTTTTTGATGCCTTCATGGAAGCAAGATTCTCGATAGCTGCAGCCATTGAACTCGGATTCGCATTGTAAGCGTCCAGGATTATTATATTGGTTCCCTTCGTTACTACCTGTGAGCGCATGTTCTCAGGTTTGTAATTTGCAATGGCTTCATTAGCAAGCTTAGCATCGACTTTAAAAAACTTTCCGATACAAAGAGCCGAGGCAATGTTTTCAAAATTGTAGCTTCCTACAATTTGTGTTTGAACTTCGTCCCCATTTTCTGCTTTGAATCTCACAAAAGGATCAGCAGAGATCAGTTGAGCGTGGTAATAATCACCTGCTGCCGGATAGAACAGAGGTGAATCAAAACGCTTCGCCATGTTCTTCAAAATCAGATTTTGAGAGTTGATAAAAACCTGACCACGATTTGAAATCAGATGTTGGTATAATTCTGACTTGGCGCGGATCACATTCTCGAACCCGCCAAACATACCTGTATGGGCTTTCCCAATATTTGTAATGAACCCGTGTGTCGGATTGGCAATCTTCGACAAATCGGCAATCTCACCCACGTGATTAGCTCCCATCTCAATAACAGCTATTTCAATACTTGTATCAATAGCCAGAATGGAAAGTGGCACGCCAATGTGATTGTTCAAATTGCCTTTGGTGGCAAAAGTCTTGTACTTCTTTCGCAGTACTGCGTTTAGCAACTCCTTGCTCGTGGTCTTGCCGTTAGAGCCTGTGAGTCCGATGACCGGAATTTTTAATTGACTCCTGTGATGACTCGCTAATTGCTGAAGAGCCTGGAGACCGTCATTCACCAATAGGCATTTTTCATTATCAGCAAAAGCTGATTCATCCACTACAGCATAGGCAGCTCCTTTGTCCAATGCTTCCCTGGCAAAAGTATTCGCATTAAAAGTTGGTCCTTTTAACGCAAAGAAAATGGAACCTTTAACGATTTGTCTTGTATCCGTGCAAACAACACCGCACTCCAGGTATTTTTTATAGAGCTCCTGAATTTCAATCATTACCTAATGTCAGTCTGATTATTTCTTATCTCCAGATTCGTCTGCTCCTCCTTTACTCACAGCCATCAGTTCCTGCATGGTGCGTTTCATGTGGTCTACGGATCCATCCAGAAAAATTGTATTTCCCTTTCCTTGCTCCGCAAAATGGCGAATGGACTCTGTCCACATGGAGAACAATATGAATGAAGAATCAAGGTTAGCGGTCTGCATTTCTTTCGCTGCATGCGACATACCTTTGGCAACTTCCTCACGGAATAATGCCACACCTTGTCCGCGCAATTGAGCTGCGATTTTCTCTGCTTCTGCGGCAATCTTAATTGCATTACCATCTGCTTCGGCAGCTTTTGTTTTGGTAATGAGCAACGCCTGACCTTCGTTTTCTGCTGCCGCCCGCAGGTTGTTTGAAGCAACCACCTTGGCCATTGATTTCATGATAGTTTCATCAAAGGCGATGTCATTCAATTGCAAATCAATGAGGTGATAACCCCAGCCTTCAAGTGTGTGGTCAAGTTGTTGCTTTACTTCCTGAACAATCTCTGTGCGGAGTGAAAGGATTTCGGATTGCTTTTTGGTAGCTACAAAGCTGCGTATGGATCCTTCAATTGTACGTGTCAAAGCAGTCATCAGGCTTTGAGCATCTAGAAATTTGAAGGCCACATTCTTAATGGTGTCTTCTTCCTGGTTCAACACGGAAAAAAGAAGCATCGCCTTGAAATTCACGTTCGCCTGATCTTGTGTTGTGGCTTGAAACTCTAATTCAACCGATCTGTTCTGAATGGAAACACGTGAGTGTACCTTCTCGATGAAAGGAACTTTCATGTTCAACCCAGGTCGGAGAATCCGCTTGTATTTTCCAAAGACAGTCACAACTGCAATGGTTCCCTGTTTGACAGTAACAAAAAGGGTGAATAAGCCTATAAAGGCGATAAATAAAATGAGTATCAAGAATACATCCATAATAGGGGAGTTTGTGCTGCTAAGATATTAAGAATTCATTTATCTCATCTCGTAACGCCCGTAAGGCACGGAGCATTTTTAAGTCGACTTCTAATGAGAGTCAAGCCACTTGGTGGCAAATTCCTGGAGCTCGGGGAAAAAAATAAAAAATTCATTTTCGAAGTCAGGATAGTGAGTTTTCAAATCCTCAACAGATTCATCCATCCTGGAGTCAAACTTTGCTCTACGGGCCATGCCGCTGAGTGACTTTTGAATGCCCTCCAAACGAGCGTAGTTCAGAAGCCAATTTCCCTTGATCATGTAAGGCATCATGTATTTTACGCCTTCCGGAAGAATGGCCTCTTCTTCCTGAATAATGCGATAACATTCATCCGCAAAGTCGGGAAGAAATACAGTTGAATACTTGTCAAAATTTTTTGCAAGGAAATGATCAAAGAAGATATCGGTGATGACTCCCGAATAATGCCGGTACTTTGGTCGAAGTCTTTCTTTGCTTTGTTTC
Proteins encoded in this window:
- the murF gene encoding UDP-N-acetylmuramoyl-tripeptide--D-alanyl-D-alanine ligase, producing the protein MIEIQELYKKYLECGVVCTDTRQIVKGSIFFALKGPTFNANTFAREALDKGAAYAVVDESAFADNEKCLLVNDGLQALQQLASHHRSQLKIPVIGLTGSNGKTTSKELLNAVLRKKYKTFATKGNLNNHIGVPLSILAIDTSIEIAVIEMGANHVGEIADLSKIANPTHGFITNIGKAHTGMFGGFENVIRAKSELYQHLISNRGQVFINSQNLILKNMAKRFDSPLFYPAAGDYYHAQLISADPFVRFKAENGDEVQTQIVGSYNFENIASALCIGKFFKVDAKLANEAIANYKPENMRSQVVTKGTNIIILDAYNANPSSMAAAIENLASMKASKKVVVLGDMYELENPEAEHQAIGKLIAEKRIDEVFLVGKFFKAALSEIPQARYFESKQLLIEDLKSHPVSHSTILVKASRGIGLEGVLDFL
- a CDS encoding ACP phosphodiesterase; this encodes MNFLAHLFLSGENSGVKVGNFIGDFVKGRNLEAQFGKEIARGVELHREIDWFTDRHPVVKQSKERLRPKYRHYSGVITDIFFDHFLAKNFDKYSTVFLPDFADECYRIIQEEEAILPEGVKYMMPYMIKGNWLLNYARLEGIQKSLSGMARRAKFDSRMDESVEDLKTHYPDFENEFFIFFPELQEFATKWLDSH